In Geminocystis sp. NIES-3708, a single window of DNA contains:
- the tsaE gene encoding tRNA (adenosine(37)-N6)-threonylcarbamoyltransferase complex ATPase subunit type 1 TsaE yields the protein MSEKNEEIILLPDEWATRKLGQKLAEELTANSVLLLSGNLGAGKTTLIQGLGEALGIKEAIVSPTFTLINEYFEGKIPLYHIDLYRLNSQQIKELYLENYWQGIEFDAGITAIEWSELLPNLPPKYMKINLEMDYKLGRKVTIIRKI from the coding sequence ATGAGTGAAAAAAATGAGGAAATTATTTTACTCCCTGATGAATGGGCAACAAGAAAATTAGGACAAAAATTAGCAGAAGAATTAACAGCTAATAGCGTTTTATTACTAAGTGGTAATTTAGGGGCAGGAAAAACAACTTTAATTCAAGGATTAGGAGAAGCATTAGGAATAAAAGAGGCGATTGTTAGTCCTACTTTTACTTTAATTAATGAATATTTTGAGGGAAAAATTCCCCTTTACCATATTGATTTATATCGTTTAAACTCCCAACAAATAAAAGAATTATACTTAGAAAATTATTGGCAAGGTATAGAATTTGACGCTGGAATAACTGCCATTGAATGGTCTGAATTATTACCAAATTTACCACCTAAATATATGAAAATAAATTTAGAAATGGATTACAAACTAGGTAGAAAAGTAACAATTATTAGAAAGATTTGA
- a CDS encoding nucleotidyltransferase family protein, whose amino-acid sequence MKINHCLTEQKKLLLQIIFEEEEKLLLWQKWYKKIDIENDIDSEIYHLLPLLYFTLSSYQIKTEEENRLKGIYRRSWYNNQLHYKNLQDILASFNQDNIFPIILGDLVMATHYYQEIALRPIYKYELFILPNQVNLAIEKLEKLGWKSTFKLTKVKANIYSKLLLTNTQGQCLILYWQLWIEKLSIKNQEDIVSISQTIKIGDYTGYILKPVPQILAICLENIFLKYNYLTRLIVDLTQVLINHSSEIDWQLLTKRIKEYQFNYSYQLILEELLKIKKDILLKEIVNSFKNLKITPLEIQELTIIEKINNLTIKDKIIRMYLLYFRTYGKSDFW is encoded by the coding sequence ATGAAAATAAATCACTGTTTAACAGAACAAAAAAAATTACTGTTACAAATTATTTTTGAGGAAGAAGAAAAATTATTATTATGGCAAAAATGGTATAAAAAAATTGATATTGAAAATGATATTGACTCAGAAATTTATCACTTATTGCCTTTACTTTACTTTACTTTATCATCTTATCAAATTAAAACGGAAGAAGAAAATAGATTAAAAGGAATTTATCGTCGCAGTTGGTACAATAATCAATTACATTATAAAAATCTTCAGGATATTTTAGCTAGTTTTAATCAAGATAATATTTTCCCCATAATTTTAGGAGATTTAGTAATGGCAACTCATTATTATCAAGAAATAGCCCTTCGCCCTATTTATAAATATGAATTATTTATTTTACCTAATCAAGTTAATTTAGCCATAGAAAAACTAGAAAAATTAGGATGGAAATCTACATTTAAACTAACTAAAGTTAAGGCAAATATTTATTCTAAGTTATTGTTGACTAATACCCAAGGACAATGTTTAATTCTATATTGGCAATTATGGATTGAAAAGTTATCCATTAAGAATCAAGAAGATATTGTCTCTATATCTCAAACAATAAAGATAGGAGATTATACGGGTTATATTTTAAAGCCCGTTCCGCAAATTTTAGCAATTTGTTTAGAGAATATTTTTTTAAAATATAATTATTTGACTAGATTAATTGTTGATTTAACTCAGGTATTAATTAATCATTCATCAGAAATTGACTGGCAATTATTAACAAAAAGAATAAAAGAATATCAGTTTAATTATAGTTATCAACTTATACTAGAAGAATTATTAAAAATAAAAAAAGATATACTCTTAAAAGAAATAGTAAATAGCTTTAAAAATTTAAAAATAACACCATTAGAAATTCAAGAATTAACCATCATTGAAAAGATAAATAATCTTACTATTAAAGATAAAATCATCAGAATGTATTTATTATATTTTAGAACCTATGGAAAAAGTGACTTTTGGTAG
- a CDS encoding AarF/ABC1/UbiB kinase family protein yields the protein MFSLTKTSSRQREIVEIVLGNGWDYMRGILTVGKSDKPQLPPPEVFRKILVQLGPFYVKFGQLLSTRPDLLPPKYIEALTALQAQVPPVAWGLIEQTLKEELNQPLDKVFSIIDPNPIAAGSIAQIHRGTLITGEEVAIKVQRPNIDRIVNQDVILIKGVAEIIALTDFGNDYDFINLADDFTKAVLAELDFRQEGNFTEKLRLNLSQSSWFDTEQLVIPKIYWQFTTNKVLFMEWLDGKPILSANIPDTSSKRQEVSTLLFRAFFQQIFIDGFFHADPHPGNIFYLDDGKLGIIDCGMIGRLDPHTQQLLTEMLLAIVDIDAQRCAQLTLELSDSNTANTNLSQLENDYQRMLRKYYNLSLSQLNFSEVFYEVLQVARNNKIKLPGNMGLFAKSLANLEGVARKFNPNINLLEEIKPLITDLFRRQFLGDTPFQTLFRTVLDLKSISLRSPRQIDVILDRLSSETFLWNIRIKELGGLRRSLDDSANRLSFSIVVGSLTIGAAIISTGATTRQLILLSNILFAVASLLGLWLIVSIIRSGGLK from the coding sequence ATGTTTTCTTTAACTAAAACCAGCTCACGACAAAGAGAAATAGTTGAAATAGTCTTAGGTAATGGTTGGGATTATATGCGGGGAATTCTCACAGTCGGAAAATCCGATAAACCACAACTCCCTCCACCAGAAGTATTTCGTAAAATTCTTGTGCAACTAGGTCCTTTTTACGTTAAATTCGGTCAATTATTAAGTACTCGTCCTGATCTATTACCACCAAAATATATCGAAGCCTTAACCGCACTTCAAGCTCAAGTTCCCCCTGTAGCATGGGGATTAATTGAACAAACTTTAAAAGAAGAACTTAATCAACCTTTAGATAAGGTTTTTAGTATAATTGATCCAAATCCTATCGCCGCTGGTTCGATCGCCCAAATCCATCGAGGTACATTGATTACGGGAGAAGAAGTCGCCATTAAAGTTCAACGTCCAAATATTGATCGCATCGTCAATCAAGATGTTATTCTTATTAAAGGTGTTGCAGAAATTATTGCCTTAACTGATTTTGGTAACGATTACGACTTCATCAATTTAGCCGATGATTTCACCAAAGCGGTATTAGCTGAATTAGATTTTCGTCAAGAAGGAAATTTTACCGAAAAATTACGTTTAAATCTTAGTCAAAGTAGTTGGTTTGATACTGAACAATTAGTAATTCCTAAAATATACTGGCAATTTACCACAAATAAAGTATTGTTTATGGAATGGTTAGACGGTAAACCTATTCTATCCGCTAATATTCCTGATACTAGCAGTAAACGTCAAGAAGTAAGTACTCTATTGTTTAGAGCTTTTTTTCAACAAATATTTATCGATGGTTTCTTTCATGCTGATCCTCATCCGGGTAATATTTTTTATTTAGATGACGGTAAATTAGGCATTATCGATTGTGGCATGATTGGCAGACTTGATCCCCATACTCAACAATTATTAACAGAAATGTTACTAGCGATAGTCGATATTGATGCTCAAAGATGTGCACAATTAACCTTAGAATTATCTGACAGCAACACCGCTAATACAAACTTATCTCAACTCGAAAATGACTATCAGAGAATGTTGAGAAAATATTATAATCTCAGTCTTTCTCAATTAAATTTTAGTGAAGTTTTTTACGAAGTTTTGCAGGTTGCTCGAAATAATAAAATTAAATTACCCGGCAACATGGGATTATTTGCTAAAAGTTTAGCTAATTTAGAAGGTGTCGCTCGTAAATTTAATCCAAATATCAACCTACTTGAAGAAATTAAACCCCTCATAACAGATCTTTTTCGTCGTCAATTTTTAGGTGACACACCCTTTCAAACTCTTTTTAGGACGGTTTTGGATTTAAAATCTATTTCTTTGCGATCGCCTCGTCAAATAGATGTAATATTAGATCGTTTAAGCTCAGAGACATTTCTTTGGAACATACGCATCAAAGAATTAGGCGGTTTAAGGCGTAGCTTAGATGATTCAGCGAATCGACTATCTTTTAGTATTGTCGTAGGTTCATTAACCATAGGTGCTGCTATTATTTCCACAGGGGCAACTACAAGACAACTGATATTATTAAGTAACATTCTGTTTGCCGTTGCTAGTTTACTCGGACTATGGTTAATCGTTAGTATTATCAGATCTGGTGGACTAAAATAA
- a CDS encoding fatty acid desaturase, producing the protein MGNYLGLVIALVIIALWILTFSMYQINDLTKINYLIILLLILWQTFLNTGLFIIAHDGMHGLIFPTNIKLNHFIGSFCLTLYACLSYENLKEKHFLHHRFSGTNLDPDFHNTNNISFLRWYGEFMNKYLSVKHLFRLSAVVLFIAYFCKITWVYLLLFWALPLILSSLQLFFFGTYLPHRQCNQKEEILSIKSLYLPVFLSLIACYHFSYHREHHQYPFVPWWQLPSLAFVKK; encoded by the coding sequence ATGGGTAATTACTTGGGTTTAGTTATTGCTTTAGTGATTATTGCCCTTTGGATACTAACATTTTCAATGTATCAAATCAATGATTTAACTAAAATTAATTATCTTATTATTTTATTATTAATTCTATGGCAAACTTTTTTGAATACGGGATTATTTATCATTGCACACGATGGCATGCACGGTCTTATATTCCCTACTAATATAAAATTAAATCATTTTATTGGTAGTTTTTGCCTCACCTTATATGCTTGTTTATCTTATGAAAATTTAAAAGAAAAGCACTTTTTACATCATCGTTTTTCGGGAACAAATCTTGATCCTGATTTTCATAATACTAATAATATAAGTTTTTTAAGGTGGTATGGAGAGTTTATGAATAAATATTTGAGTGTTAAACATTTATTTCGCTTATCCGCAGTTGTATTATTTATTGCTTATTTTTGTAAAATTACTTGGGTTTATTTATTATTATTTTGGGCATTACCTTTAATTTTAAGTTCATTACAATTATTTTTTTTTGGCACTTATTTACCCCATCGTCAATGCAATCAAAAAGAAGAAATATTATCCATTAAAAGTCTTTATTTACCAGTTTTTTTATCATTAATTGCTTGTTATCATTTTAGTTATCATCGAGAACATCATCAATATCCTTTCGTGCCTTGGTGGCAATTACCTTCTTTAGCTTTTGTTAAAAAATGA
- a CDS encoding Dps family protein: MSKNAPVNIGIEENDRKDIADGLCRLLADTYTLYLKTHYFHWNVTGSLFNSLHLMFEQQYTELALAVDSIAERIRTLGYIAPGSYSEYAELSSIEETRKVPKAEEMVKLLVEGNEAVVRTARSVFPIAEKANDESTADLLTQRMSLHEKNAWMLRSIL; this comes from the coding sequence ATGAGTAAAAACGCACCTGTAAATATTGGTATTGAAGAAAACGATAGAAAAGATATTGCTGATGGATTATGTCGTCTTTTAGCTGATACCTATACATTATATTTAAAAACTCATTATTTTCACTGGAATGTTACAGGTTCACTATTCAATTCCTTGCATTTGATGTTTGAACAACAATACACCGAATTAGCTTTAGCCGTTGATAGTATTGCTGAAAGAATTAGAACTTTAGGATATATTGCACCCGGTAGCTATAGTGAATATGCAGAGTTGTCTTCTATTGAAGAAACCCGAAAAGTACCAAAAGCAGAAGAAATGGTCAAGTTATTGGTAGAAGGTAATGAGGCAGTAGTAAGAACGGCAAGAAGTGTATTTCCTATTGCTGAAAAAGCTAATGATGAATCCACAGCCGATTTATTAACTCAAAGAATGAGTCTCCATGAGAAAAATGCTTGGATGTTGAGAAGCATTCTTTAG
- a CDS encoding DUF2862 domain-containing protein: protein MEVGQKVKICRLKEKVAPEIIEKAQQGQQGVIKSFKMTDGSGIGVFVQFSDSTTNWFFEDEIQVVN from the coding sequence ATGGAAGTAGGACAAAAAGTTAAAATTTGTCGTTTAAAAGAAAAAGTAGCTCCTGAAATTATTGAAAAAGCACAACAAGGACAACAAGGGGTAATCAAATCCTTTAAAATGACTGATGGTAGTGGTATCGGAGTTTTTGTACAGTTTTCTGATTCTACTACCAACTGGTTTTTTGAAGATGAAATTCAGGTAGTAAATTAG
- a CDS encoding nucleotidyltransferase family protein — translation MVSQLKNQALIQNSISDKFSPEVQLLLLASRKILSKSNINKIQVITSQIIDWQQLISLAKSHSVIPLVAHNLQKYCVKNLPDNIKNILKIEFRKNALKNIYLSKELLEIVQLLKVNNINYICFKGATLAASIYGDISLRQFNDIDILIAKKDLLKAKKILLSMGGYFSLRLLDNLKKEYITNDHMFVKFAKHLAYTIYWKNKKIEVDLHWQMFCYYFPLSLPIEYLNLSLEYSIVFNQKISTLSPENNLLLLCGHGTKDGWDKLSRICDIAELINFYPQLDWKLLIKEAKNRGALRLLLVGLSLANHLYQISLPDFISLEIINDKKIKHLTYKIENLLFSESNKPIKKINNFLFTIQFRERLIDQIKSIFFLLFVPTHDDWALFASHELPMIFYYFIRPFRLLYKFVIKAKNQ, via the coding sequence ATGGTATCCCAATTAAAAAATCAAGCGTTAATACAAAATAGTATTAGTGATAAATTTTCTCCTGAAGTTCAATTATTATTATTAGCAAGTCGTAAAATTTTATCCAAATCAAATATTAACAAAATTCAAGTTATTACTTCTCAAATAATTGATTGGCAACAATTAATTAGTTTAGCTAAATCTCATTCTGTTATTCCTTTAGTTGCTCATAATTTACAGAAATATTGTGTCAAAAATTTACCTGATAATATTAAAAATATATTAAAAATAGAATTTCGCAAGAATGCCTTAAAAAATATTTATTTAAGTAAAGAATTATTAGAAATTGTACAGCTATTAAAAGTTAATAATATTAACTATATTTGTTTTAAAGGTGCAACTTTAGCAGCTTCAATATATGGTGATATTTCTTTGAGACAATTTAATGATATTGATATTTTAATTGCTAAAAAAGATTTATTAAAAGCAAAAAAAATATTGTTATCAATGGGAGGATATTTTTCTTTAAGATTATTGGATAATCTTAAAAAAGAATATATAACTAATGATCATATGTTTGTAAAATTTGCCAAACATTTAGCTTATACAATTTATTGGAAAAATAAAAAAATAGAAGTAGATTTACATTGGCAAATGTTTTGTTATTATTTTCCTTTATCATTACCTATAGAATATTTAAACCTAAGTTTAGAATATTCTATAGTATTTAATCAAAAAATATCTACTCTTTCACCTGAAAATAATTTATTATTATTATGTGGTCATGGAACTAAAGATGGTTGGGATAAATTATCAAGAATTTGTGACATAGCAGAATTGATTAATTTTTATCCACAATTAGATTGGAAATTACTCATAAAAGAAGCAAAAAATAGAGGTGCATTAAGATTACTATTAGTTGGATTATCTTTAGCTAATCATTTATATCAAATATCACTGCCTGATTTTATCTCTCTAGAAATAATCAATGATAAAAAAATTAAACATCTAACATATAAGATAGAAAACTTACTTTTTTCTGAATCTAACAAACCAATAAAAAAAATAAATAATTTTCTATTTACAATACAATTTAGGGAAAGATTAATAGATCAAATTAAGTCTATATTTTTCTTATTATTTGTCCCAACTCATGATGATTGGGCATTATTTGCATCTCATGAGTTACCTATGATATTTTATTATTTTATCAGACCATTTAGATTATTATATAAATTTGTTATTAAAGCTAAAAATCAATAA
- the sfsA gene encoding DNA/RNA nuclease SfsA — translation MTTDTFLYRYPSLTSGILKKRYKRFLADIELETGELITAHCANTGPMLGLCAVGSHVMVSKSDNPKRKLAYTWEMIAVGENNPIWVGINTALPNRIIKIALQQQLIPELASQYTQVKSEVKFGHDGKSRIDFVLTGDEFQPPIYVEVKNTTLAENEVALFPDTETLRGQKHLQELMALPQDVKPVMLYFINREDCETFAVGKQYDATYGDLFNEAMNQRVKILPCRFQVSPEGVKYLGVAKII, via the coding sequence ATGACTACTGATACATTTTTATACCGTTATCCTTCATTAACATCAGGTATTTTAAAAAAAAGATATAAACGCTTTTTAGCAGATATTGAATTAGAAACAGGGGAATTAATTACTGCTCATTGTGCAAATACCGGTCCGATGTTAGGATTATGTGCCGTAGGTAGTCATGTAATGGTATCTAAAAGCGATAACCCTAAGCGTAAATTAGCTTATACATGGGAAATGATAGCCGTTGGCGAAAATAATCCCATTTGGGTGGGAATTAATACTGCTTTACCTAATCGTATTATTAAAATAGCCTTACAGCAACAATTAATTCCTGAGTTAGCGTCACAATATACTCAAGTAAAAAGCGAAGTAAAATTTGGTCATGATGGAAAAAGTAGAATTGATTTTGTTTTGACTGGTGATGAATTTCAACCACCAATTTATGTAGAGGTAAAAAATACAACTCTCGCTGAAAACGAAGTAGCTTTATTTCCTGATACTGAAACTCTTAGAGGACAAAAACACTTACAAGAATTAATGGCATTACCACAAGATGTTAAACCAGTGATGTTATATTTTATCAATCGAGAAGATTGCGAAACTTTTGCCGTTGGCAAACAATATGATGCTACTTATGGAGATTTATTTAATGAAGCGATGAATCAGAGAGTAAAAATCTTACCCTGTCGTTTTCAAGTTAGTCCTGAAGGTGTTAAATATTTAGGAGTAGCAAAAATAATTTAA
- the gcvH gene encoding glycine cleavage system protein GcvH: MTLEYPEDLRYLDSHEYVRLDGEIATIGISAFAIEELGDIVFLELPELGDAIGVEDNIGTVESVKAVSELYSPVSGTVIDRNEMLIESPEMIADDPYGEGWLIKVRLDNPDDDLEDILSASEYKSLVEPQEE; the protein is encoded by the coding sequence ATGACCTTAGAATATCCAGAAGATTTAAGATACCTTGATTCTCATGAGTATGTACGCTTAGACGGAGAAATAGCAACTATCGGTATCAGTGCTTTCGCTATTGAAGAATTAGGGGATATAGTTTTTCTCGAATTACCAGAATTAGGGGATGCCATTGGTGTTGAAGATAATATTGGTACAGTTGAATCAGTTAAAGCTGTTTCTGAACTTTATTCTCCTGTTTCTGGTACGGTAATTGATCGTAATGAGATGCTAATTGAATCCCCTGAAATGATAGCTGATGATCCTTATGGTGAAGGATGGTTAATTAAAGTTAGGTTAGATAATCCAGATGATGATTTAGAAGATATTTTATCAGCTTCTGAATATAAATCTTTAGTTGAACCGCAAGAAGAATAA
- a CDS encoding orange carotenoid-binding protein, whose translation MPFTIDSARTIFPQTLAADVVPATIARFIQLSAEDQLALIWFAYLEMGKTITIAAPGAASMVLAEATLNEIKTMTPQEQSQLMCDLANRADTPVCRTYAVWSANVKLGFWYQLGEFMEKGIVAPIPEGYQLSANANSVLDAIKKLEPGQQITVLRNAVVDMGYDVSKLGNYTAISEPVVPPQEVSKRTKVTIEGVTNSTVLNYMDNLNANDFDTLIELFLPDGALQPPFKRPIVGKDNILRFFKEECQNLKLIPQHGITEPADGGYTQIKVTGKVQTPWFGGNVGMDIAWRFLLNPEGKIFFVAIDLLASPKELLNLIR comes from the coding sequence ATGCCTTTTACTATCGATTCAGCTCGTACAATTTTTCCTCAAACTCTAGCGGCTGACGTAGTACCTGCTACTATTGCCAGATTTATACAACTAAGTGCAGAAGATCAATTAGCATTAATTTGGTTCGCTTACTTAGAAATGGGTAAAACCATTACCATTGCTGCTCCAGGTGCTGCCAGTATGGTTTTAGCTGAAGCAACCCTCAACGAAATCAAAACTATGACTCCTCAAGAGCAATCACAGTTAATGTGTGATTTAGCTAACCGTGCAGATACCCCTGTTTGTCGTACTTATGCTGTTTGGTCTGCTAACGTCAAACTTGGTTTTTGGTATCAATTAGGAGAATTTATGGAAAAAGGTATCGTTGCTCCTATTCCTGAAGGTTATCAACTTTCCGCTAATGCGAATTCAGTATTAGATGCTATCAAAAAATTAGAACCTGGTCAACAAATCACTGTACTTCGTAACGCAGTAGTTGATATGGGCTATGATGTTAGCAAACTTGGTAACTATACTGCTATATCTGAGCCTGTTGTCCCTCCTCAAGAAGTATCTAAACGTACTAAAGTGACCATTGAAGGTGTTACTAACTCTACAGTTCTCAACTACATGGATAATTTAAACGCCAATGATTTTGATACTTTAATTGAATTATTCCTTCCCGATGGTGCATTACAACCTCCTTTTAAACGTCCTATCGTTGGTAAAGATAATATCCTTCGTTTCTTTAAAGAAGAATGTCAAAACCTTAAATTAATCCCTCAACACGGTATTACTGAACCAGCAGATGGCGGTTACACTCAAATTAAAGTAACAGGAAAAGTACAAACTCCTTGGTTTGGCGGTAACGTCGGTATGGATATTGCATGGCGTTTTCTTCTTAATCCCGAAGGCAAAATTTTCTTCGTTGCGATCGATTTACTAGCATCTCCTAAAGAATTATTAAACTTAATACGCTAA
- a CDS encoding iron uptake porin: protein MKKNFWNSIKLTPVLVGASLLATSQVKAEEIAQVNADAQIINQLDSYSTEGSSTSKDQVTSVSQLRDVSPTDWAFEALRSLVERYGCIVGYPDRTFRGNRALSRYEFAAGLNACMQQMERLIAASEAVMKEDIEKLKRLMAEFESELAALGARVDNLEGRVAFLEDHQFSTTTKLKGEVIMALTQNFSSGNQAILADRVRLALNTSFTGEDNLVTRLSAGNAGAFNADYNNRFRTSGDPVTRVDGSGNSALLNQTFNLYPGQNNDVQVDWLAYYAPIKLSENSEIKTYVAAFGGIHSDYAPTLNPFFEDYDGGNGALSPFASESPIYRIGGGTGVAFSYRLGFLESLLGPSTATISYLAGGSPNSPLDGQGLFNGDYSLFGQLNFNISDSVALGFTYVNGFHKSDSPVFGGGAGSGFGIVGTQLANQSNSQLNSVLENNFGPGVTVDQQDKISNSYGAQFAWRVGDGVSLSAFFNYTNLTRIGRGNDDIWSYGGGIAFPDLFKEGSVLGIFAGVQPYNGSASYFINDNGVSRQTRISNDTVPLHIEAFYRYQLTDNISLTPGVIWVNSTNQGNSDDQVIGTLRTTFTF from the coding sequence ATGAAAAAAAATTTTTGGAATTCGATCAAATTAACTCCCGTATTAGTGGGTGCTAGTCTTTTAGCTACCTCTCAGGTAAAAGCTGAAGAAATTGCTCAGGTAAATGCTGATGCACAAATCATTAATCAATTAGATAGTTATAGTACTGAAGGTAGTAGCACATCTAAGGATCAAGTAACCAGCGTATCTCAACTCAGAGACGTATCTCCTACCGATTGGGCTTTTGAAGCTCTCCGTAGTTTAGTAGAACGTTATGGTTGTATCGTTGGTTATCCTGATCGTACCTTCAGAGGAAATCGTGCATTAAGTCGTTATGAGTTTGCCGCAGGTTTAAACGCTTGTATGCAGCAAATGGAACGTTTGATTGCGGCTAGTGAAGCGGTAATGAAAGAAGACATCGAAAAACTAAAACGCTTAATGGCTGAATTTGAATCTGAATTAGCTGCGTTAGGTGCAAGAGTAGATAACTTAGAAGGTAGAGTTGCTTTCTTAGAAGATCACCAGTTTTCTACTACCACCAAGTTGAAAGGGGAAGTTATCATGGCTTTAACCCAGAATTTCAGCAGTGGTAACCAAGCTATTTTAGCTGATCGTGTCCGTTTAGCCTTAAATACCAGTTTCACTGGAGAAGATAATTTAGTTACTCGTTTATCTGCAGGTAATGCTGGTGCTTTCAATGCTGATTATAACAACCGTTTCAGAACTAGCGGAGATCCTGTGACTAGAGTGGATGGAAGTGGTAATAGTGCACTTTTAAATCAGACTTTTAACCTTTATCCTGGTCAAAATAATGATGTTCAAGTTGATTGGTTAGCTTATTATGCACCTATTAAATTAAGTGAAAATAGCGAAATCAAAACCTATGTAGCTGCTTTTGGTGGTATTCATAGTGACTATGCCCCTACTTTAAATCCTTTCTTTGAAGATTATGATGGTGGTAATGGTGCATTAAGTCCTTTTGCGTCTGAAAGTCCTATCTACCGTATTGGTGGTGGTACTGGGGTTGCATTCAGCTATCGTTTAGGTTTCCTCGAAAGTTTGTTGGGTCCTAGCACCGCGACAATCAGTTATTTAGCTGGTGGATCTCCTAATTCTCCTTTAGACGGACAAGGTCTATTTAATGGTGACTATTCTCTCTTTGGTCAACTTAATTTCAATATCTCTGACAGTGTTGCTCTTGGTTTCACTTATGTTAATGGTTTCCATAAATCAGATAGCCCCGTATTTGGAGGCGGTGCTGGTAGTGGTTTTGGCATTGTTGGTACACAATTGGCAAACCAAAGTAATTCTCAGTTAAATAGTGTTCTCGAAAATAACTTTGGACCTGGTGTTACTGTTGATCAGCAAGATAAAATCAGTAATTCTTATGGTGCACAATTTGCGTGGCGTGTAGGTGATGGTGTTAGCTTAAGTGCTTTCTTCAACTATACTAATCTTACCAGAATCGGTCGTGGAAATGATGATATTTGGAGCTATGGTGGTGGTATCGCATTCCCTGATTTATTCAAAGAAGGTAGTGTTTTAGGTATCTTCGCTGGTGTTCAACCATATAATGGTTCTGCATCTTACTTCATTAATGATAATGGCGTAAGTCGTCAAACTCGTATTTCTAATGATACTGTTCCTCTTCACATTGAGGCATTCTACAGATACCAATTAACTGACAATATCTCTTTAACTCCCGGTGTTATTTGGGTTAATTCCACTAACCAAGGAAATAGTGATGACCAAGTTATTGGTACTTTAAGAACTACCTTTACATTCTAA
- a CDS encoding DUF4382 domain-containing protein codes for MSIVKKFPSIPIRNIIIAIILSSCSTKNEVDTTESNPQNQISQGETLTLVANGEDFIRQGFVSKDGWRIDFNHAYVTLADTIAYQTNPSFNAEKEKEIKPIESVTLINTATTIDLAQGDENAPPIKVAQANAPVGNYNAVSWKLVNNPENTGSIILDGTAVKDNKIIKFLISLPVNLEYSCGEFVGDERKGILEAGKTAEIETTFHFDHLFGDAQTPPDDDLNMGALGFQSLATLAQNGELKTNLATLEKTLNPEDYQKLMNNLNSLGHVGEGHCRLNS; via the coding sequence GTGAGCATAGTCAAAAAATTTCCTTCTATTCCTATTAGAAATATCATCATCGCCATAATTCTATCTAGTTGTAGTACAAAAAATGAAGTTGACACCACTGAATCTAACCCTCAGAATCAAATTTCACAAGGAGAAACTTTAACTTTAGTCGCTAACGGAGAAGATTTTATTCGCCAAGGATTTGTCAGTAAAGATGGATGGCGTATAGATTTTAATCATGCTTACGTTACTTTAGCAGATACGATCGCTTATCAAACTAATCCCTCTTTTAATGCCGAGAAAGAAAAAGAGATAAAACCCATAGAATCCGTTACCTTAATTAATACAGCAACTACGATTGACTTAGCACAAGGAGATGAAAATGCACCACCCATAAAAGTGGCACAAGCCAATGCTCCTGTCGGTAATTATAATGCTGTATCATGGAAATTAGTTAATAATCCAGAAAATACTGGTAGTATAATCCTCGATGGCACGGCAGTTAAAGACAATAAAATTATTAAGTTTTTGATTAGTTTGCCTGTTAATTTAGAATATAGTTGTGGAGAGTTTGTGGGTGATGAAAGAAAAGGAATTTTAGAAGCAGGAAAAACTGCAGAAATAGAAACTACTTTTCATTTCGATCATCTTTTTGGAGATGCTCAAACTCCCCCTGATGATGATTTGAATATGGGTGCATTGGGATTTCAATCTTTGGCAACTTTGGCCCAAAATGGAGAATTAAAAACAAATTTAGCGACTCTCGAAAAAACTTTAAACCCTGAAGATTATCAAAAATTAATGAATAATCTTAACTCATTAGGTCATGTTGGAGAAGGACATTGTCGCTTAAACTCTTAA